Proteins co-encoded in one Variovorax terrae genomic window:
- a CDS encoding SET domain-containing protein has protein sequence MEALASSRRIQTRRSGVHGKGVFAVQDIAEGETIIEYVGEIITWKEALRRHPHDPKDPNHTFYFHIDEKRVIDAKHGGNSSRWINHACDPNCEADEDEGRVFIKALRNIQAGEELNYDYGLIIDERYTPKLKAQYPCWCGSKQCRGTLLAPKRGR, from the coding sequence GTGGAGGCCCTCGCGTCCTCCCGCCGCATCCAGACCCGCCGTTCCGGCGTGCATGGCAAGGGCGTGTTCGCGGTGCAGGACATTGCCGAGGGTGAAACCATCATCGAATACGTGGGCGAGATCATCACCTGGAAGGAAGCGCTGCGCCGTCACCCGCACGACCCGAAGGACCCGAACCACACGTTCTACTTCCACATCGATGAAAAGCGGGTGATCGACGCCAAGCACGGCGGCAACTCCTCGCGCTGGATCAACCACGCCTGCGACCCGAACTGCGAGGCCGACGAGGACGAAGGGCGCGTCTTCATCAAGGCGCTGCGCAACATCCAGGCCGGCGAGGAGCTGAACTACGACTACGGCCTGATCATCGACGAGCGCTACACCCCAAAGCTCAAGGCCCAGTACCCGTGCTGGTGCGGCTCGAAGCAGTGCCGCGGTACCTTGCTGGCGCCCAAGCGCGGGAGGTGA
- a CDS encoding biotin--[acetyl-CoA-carboxylase] ligase produces MIRWPAEAIWEAVSPTLAGFTVEILPEIDSTNTELMRRARAGRLEPVLLVAERQTAGRGRLGRAWQSAAGDSLTFSLGLPLAPRDWSGLSLAVGAAVAESLHPDIGLKWPNDLWLRDRKLAGILIETASFGEQRYAVIGIGTNIAPPAPLPAGAALPATPPAWLRELLPAIDAPQALLRMAPALVQAVQAFEALGFAPFQARFNARDVLRDRAVTLSDGSSGTAHGVGESGALLVHTAQGMMPITSSEVSVRPVNARPA; encoded by the coding sequence ATGATCCGGTGGCCCGCCGAAGCGATCTGGGAAGCGGTGTCGCCCACCCTGGCGGGCTTCACGGTCGAGATCCTGCCCGAGATCGATTCCACCAACACCGAGCTGATGCGCCGCGCCCGCGCCGGGCGCCTGGAGCCGGTGCTGCTGGTGGCCGAGCGGCAGACGGCAGGGCGCGGGCGCCTGGGCCGGGCCTGGCAAAGCGCTGCGGGCGATTCGCTGACGTTCTCGCTCGGGCTGCCGCTGGCGCCGCGCGACTGGTCGGGCCTGTCGCTGGCGGTGGGCGCGGCCGTGGCCGAGAGCCTGCACCCGGACATCGGCCTCAAATGGCCCAATGACCTGTGGCTGCGCGACCGCAAGCTGGCGGGCATCCTGATCGAGACGGCCAGCTTCGGCGAGCAGCGCTATGCGGTGATCGGCATCGGCACCAACATCGCGCCGCCCGCGCCATTGCCGGCGGGTGCCGCCTTGCCCGCCACGCCGCCGGCCTGGCTGCGCGAGCTGCTGCCCGCGATTGATGCGCCGCAGGCCCTGCTGCGGATGGCGCCGGCGCTGGTGCAGGCGGTGCAGGCCTTCGAGGCGCTGGGCTTCGCGCCGTTCCAGGCCCGCTTCAATGCCCGCGACGTGCTGCGCGACCGCGCCGTCACGCTGAGTGACGGCAGCTCGGGCACGGCCCATGGCGTGGGCGAGAGCGGCGCCCTGCTGGTGCATACTGCGCAAGGCATGATGCCGATCACCAGCTCCGAAGTGAGCGTGCGCCCCGTGAACGCCCGACCCGCCTGA
- a CDS encoding SPOR domain-containing protein has protein sequence MLRLLVLILLLANGAYFAWSQGLLRSYGLAPAQQAEPQRLAQQIRPEALHILSPDEARRLDASSAAPAGKPPECLQAGLYDDKQAAALREALSAWPAGAWSLDSAVEPARWIVYMGKYPGLEAVNKKKAELRQLNVLFEAPANPALEPGLSLGGFETQERAAQELEALTRRGVRTARVMQERAEARGQRLRLPVVDDSLRPRLDELKAALAAKPWRPCK, from the coding sequence ATGTTGCGACTGCTTGTGCTGATCCTGCTGCTGGCCAATGGGGCCTACTTTGCCTGGTCGCAGGGCCTGCTGCGCTCCTACGGGCTGGCGCCGGCCCAGCAGGCCGAGCCGCAGCGCCTGGCGCAGCAGATCCGGCCCGAGGCGCTGCACATCCTGAGCCCCGACGAGGCGCGCCGCCTCGACGCCTCGTCCGCAGCGCCGGCGGGCAAGCCGCCCGAATGCCTGCAGGCCGGCCTGTACGACGACAAGCAGGCGGCGGCGCTGCGCGAGGCCCTGTCGGCCTGGCCGGCCGGCGCCTGGAGCCTGGACAGCGCGGTCGAGCCGGCGCGCTGGATCGTCTACATGGGCAAGTACCCGGGGCTGGAGGCCGTGAACAAGAAGAAGGCCGAGCTGCGCCAGCTCAACGTGCTGTTCGAGGCGCCGGCCAATCCGGCGCTCGAGCCCGGCCTCTCGCTGGGCGGTTTCGAGACCCAGGAGCGCGCCGCGCAGGAGCTCGAGGCCTTGACCCGGCGCGGCGTGCGCACGGCCCGCGTGATGCAGGAGCGCGCCGAGGCGCGCGGCCAGCGCCTGCGGCTGCCGGTGGTGGACGACAGCCTGCGTCCCCGGCTGGACGAGCTCAAGGCCGCGCTGGCGGCCAAGCCCTGGCGGCCCTGCAAGTGA
- a CDS encoding glutathione S-transferase family protein has translation MTLKLYYAPGACSFVPHTLLESAGADYEPVLVKIHKGENYGAEYKALNPRAQVPVLVDGGQVVTQIVAIVGYIDARFPEQGFLPREPLAQARVMETLAWMNNTVHPTFTHIFMPHKYSDSAAVQGELRSYNTQLYRGLLAELQGLLDAAQRAGRPYLGGAQFGPLDAYSLTLLRWGSLAGIDPQDYGPLWAFVQRLAQLPPVARVIERERLQLNLYKAA, from the coding sequence ATGACGCTCAAGCTGTACTACGCGCCAGGCGCCTGTTCGTTCGTGCCGCACACCCTGCTGGAATCGGCCGGCGCCGACTATGAGCCGGTGCTGGTGAAGATCCACAAGGGCGAGAACTACGGCGCCGAGTACAAGGCCCTGAACCCGCGCGCCCAGGTGCCGGTGCTGGTGGATGGCGGCCAGGTGGTGACGCAGATCGTGGCCATCGTCGGCTACATCGACGCGCGCTTTCCGGAGCAGGGCTTCCTGCCGCGCGAGCCGCTGGCGCAGGCCCGCGTGATGGAGACGCTGGCCTGGATGAACAACACGGTGCATCCCACCTTCACCCACATCTTCATGCCGCACAAGTACAGCGACAGCGCGGCGGTGCAGGGTGAGCTGCGCAGCTACAACACGCAGCTCTACCGCGGCCTGCTGGCCGAGCTGCAGGGCCTGCTCGACGCCGCGCAGCGCGCCGGCCGGCCCTACCTCGGCGGGGCGCAGTTCGGCCCGCTCGATGCCTACAGCCTCACGCTGCTGCGCTGGGGCAGCCTGGCCGGCATCGATCCGCAGGACTACGGCCCGCTGTGGGCCTTCGTGCAGCGCCTGGCGCAGCTGCCACCGGTGGCGCGCGTGATCGAGCGCGAGCGCCTGCAGCTCAACCTCTACAAGGCGGCCTGA
- a CDS encoding sensor histidine kinase, giving the protein MKIFQREQRSLFGEILDWMLTPLLLLWPASLALTWLVAQGIAGRPFDRALEYNVQALAQLVTAQHNRVQLNLPQPARELLRADDSDLVYYQVMGVKGEFLSGDHDFPAPPEDEKPAIGEVRLRDGEIHGLDVRIAYTWIRMDIPDAQPALVQVAETREKRKVLATEIIKGVMLPQFVILPLAVLLVWLALVRGIKPLNQLEERIRARKPDDLSPLDDSAVPLEVAPLVSSVNGLLTRLKDSIATQKRFLADAAHQLKTPLAGLRMQADLAQREGANADELKQSLKQIGLASIRATHTVNQLLALARAESSGAVIARQPCDLARLTTEVVRDSVPRALEKRIDLGYDGAQPGTPGVMLDGNPTLLKELIRNLLDNAINYTPSSADKPGVITARVLADTFGKVLVLQVEDSGPGIPAAERELVFQPFYRTLGTNVDGSGLGLPIVLEIARQHGATVSLEEAHPGHVPPGACFSVRFSAAAGAG; this is encoded by the coding sequence AGCGCTCGCTGTTCGGCGAGATCCTCGACTGGATGCTCACGCCGCTGCTGCTGCTGTGGCCGGCCAGCCTGGCGCTGACCTGGCTGGTGGCGCAGGGCATCGCGGGCCGCCCCTTCGACCGCGCGCTCGAGTACAACGTGCAGGCGCTGGCCCAGCTCGTGACGGCGCAGCACAACCGCGTGCAGCTCAACCTGCCGCAGCCCGCGCGCGAACTGCTGCGCGCCGACGACTCCGACCTGGTCTACTACCAGGTGATGGGCGTGAAGGGCGAGTTCCTCAGCGGCGACCACGACTTTCCCGCGCCGCCCGAAGACGAGAAACCCGCCATCGGCGAGGTGCGGCTGCGCGACGGCGAGATCCATGGCCTGGACGTGCGCATCGCCTACACCTGGATCCGCATGGACATCCCCGATGCGCAGCCGGCCCTGGTGCAGGTGGCCGAGACGCGCGAGAAGCGCAAGGTGCTGGCCACCGAAATCATCAAGGGCGTGATGCTGCCGCAGTTCGTGATCCTGCCGCTGGCGGTGCTGCTGGTGTGGCTGGCGCTGGTGCGCGGCATCAAGCCGCTGAACCAGCTCGAGGAGCGCATCCGCGCGCGCAAGCCCGACGACCTGAGCCCGCTGGACGACAGCGCCGTGCCGCTGGAGGTGGCGCCGCTGGTGTCCTCGGTCAACGGGCTGCTGACGCGGCTGAAGGACTCCATCGCCACGCAGAAGCGCTTCCTGGCCGACGCTGCGCACCAGCTCAAGACGCCGCTGGCGGGCCTGCGCATGCAGGCCGACCTGGCCCAGCGCGAGGGTGCCAACGCCGACGAGCTCAAGCAGTCGCTCAAGCAGATCGGCCTGGCCAGCATCCGCGCCACCCACACCGTCAACCAGCTGCTGGCGCTGGCGCGCGCCGAGAGCAGCGGCGCGGTGATCGCGCGCCAGCCCTGCGACCTGGCGCGCCTCACCACCGAGGTGGTGCGCGACTCGGTGCCGCGCGCGCTCGAAAAGCGCATCGATCTCGGCTACGACGGCGCCCAGCCCGGCACGCCGGGCGTCATGCTCGACGGCAACCCGACCCTGCTCAAGGAGCTGATCCGCAACCTGCTGGACAACGCCATCAACTACACGCCATCCTCGGCCGACAAGCCCGGCGTGATCACCGCCCGCGTGCTGGCCGACACCTTCGGCAAGGTGCTGGTGTTGCAGGTGGAAGACTCGGGCCCGGGCATTCCGGCGGCCGAGCGCGAACTGGTGTTCCAGCCGTTCTACCGCACGCTGGGCACGAATGTGGACGGCTCGGGCCTGGGCCTGCCCATCGTGCTGGAAATCGCGCGCCAGCATGGCGCCACGGTCAGCCTGGAAGAAGCCCATCCCGGCCACGTGCCGCCGGGCGCCTGCTTCAGCGTGCGCTTCTCGGCCGCCGCCGGCGCGGGCTGA